One Ricinus communis isolate WT05 ecotype wild-type chromosome 1, ASM1957865v1, whole genome shotgun sequence DNA window includes the following coding sequences:
- the LOC125369809 gene encoding vegetative cell wall protein gp1-like: MVTRRQRPLGLEYRLRSALLVACREERPAPRAPGTQDIPPPSSDILESSSKPSTSAPSGSSSTILGVSPIEFIELQLRSHFNIPLADDPADPSFPTEHPSPEQPDEPPTDAVPADPPAPVGDTTSDPQRAATPPPQTSQCPDIPDDAPPFSPEPYSRQY; this comes from the exons ATGGTAACTCGTAGGCAGCGTCCGTTAGGACTagagtatagactgaggaGTGCTCTCTTGGTAGCATGCagagaggagcgacctgcCCCACGAGCCCCTGGTACACAGGATATTCCACCTCCTTCTTCTGATATTCTAGAGTCTTCCTCCAAACCgtctacttcagctccttctggGTCTTCTTCAACTATTTTAGGAGTCTCCCCTATTGAGTTTATAGAGCTGCAGCTTAGA AGCCATTTTAacatccctctagcggatgatccagCTGACCCTTCTTTTCCGACTGAGCATCCTTCACCAGAGCAGCCTGACGAGCCTCCTACCGACGCTGTTCCTGCTGACCCACCAGCTCCTGTAggtgacactacttccgacCCTCAGCgagcagccactcctccaccacaaaCTAGCCAGTGCCCTGATATCCCT